A single window of Pontibacillus chungwhensis DNA harbors:
- a CDS encoding DUF4396 domain-containing protein: MLSTIAWIALGIGLVSSLIIIVDVIRHPQMMAIMNVVWPINGWFLGPFAVWTYYKWGRLKAKDLDREDNRGKGAQVFMSTSHCSSGCTLGDAVGVPIVFFTSLTVAGSTLLAHYTVEFIAAYLFGILFQLFAIYPMNQEAGILGNLKDAVKADTLSLIAFEIGMFGWMAIVHFVLFQQPPKPDQATYWFMMQIAMILGFLTSYPANWWLVKKGIKEAM; encoded by the coding sequence ATGTTATCAACGATTGCTTGGATTGCTTTAGGAATTGGTTTAGTATCTTCTCTTATCATTATTGTAGACGTAATCCGTCACCCTCAAATGATGGCCATTATGAATGTCGTCTGGCCCATTAACGGGTGGTTTCTTGGCCCCTTCGCGGTCTGGACCTATTATAAATGGGGACGATTGAAGGCGAAGGATTTAGACCGCGAGGACAATCGTGGTAAGGGAGCTCAAGTGTTTATGTCGACAAGCCACTGTTCAAGTGGTTGTACATTAGGAGATGCGGTAGGAGTGCCTATTGTATTCTTTACGAGCCTTACAGTAGCAGGGTCCACGCTCCTTGCGCACTATACGGTTGAGTTTATAGCGGCCTACTTATTCGGAATCTTATTTCAGTTATTTGCGATCTACCCTATGAATCAAGAAGCGGGTATACTGGGAAATTTAAAAGATGCTGTAAAAGCAGATACATTATCATTAATTGCTTTTGAGATTGGGATGTTTGGATGGATGGCCATTGTCCATTTCGTATTATTCCAACAACCACCAAAGCCTGATCAGGCAACCTATTGGTTCATGATGCAAATTGCTATGATTTTAGGATTCCTAACGAGCTATCCTGCTAACTGGTGGCTCGTGAAAAAAGGAATCAAAGAAGCAATGTAA